One genomic window of Pseudomonadota bacterium includes the following:
- a CDS encoding replication-associated recombination protein A has translation MPTLFGHDRKILAPLAHRLRPLSFDELVGQEHILGPGGLVRRFYEAGQLPSMIFWGGPGCGKTTLAMVLARSVGADFYPLSAVTAGVGDIKKISKKARENMDQSRKTVLFLDEIHRFNRAQQDILLGPVEEGILILLGATTENPSFSVITPLLSRSRVVVLKPLTEEDLLVLLNRGLALFRESINRPISVENDALSMLAAYAQGDARRALNLLETVVTNLPADVTDISPEVLQPFLGERWLAYDKSGEEHFNQISAFIKSMRAGDPDAALYWLGRMLESGEDPLYCARRMIRFASEDIGNASPQALQMAINARQAYEILGSPEGEMSLMQAAVYLAVAPKSDAVYLASKRVKGELKQTGNLPVPLQVRNAPSKLMKKLDYGKGYVNPHRAAEDGGPLLECLPAGLRERHFYRPGHNGFEDTICRRLQERKGKKKG, from the coding sequence ATGCCAACATTATTTGGTCATGATCGTAAAATTCTGGCGCCGCTGGCTCACCGCCTGCGCCCCCTTTCTTTTGACGAGCTGGTCGGGCAGGAGCATATTCTGGGGCCCGGAGGGCTTGTCCGGCGTTTTTATGAGGCCGGGCAACTGCCGTCAATGATTTTCTGGGGTGGTCCTGGTTGCGGCAAGACGACTTTAGCCATGGTGCTGGCCCGTAGTGTCGGGGCGGATTTTTACCCGCTTTCCGCGGTTACCGCCGGGGTCGGGGATATTAAAAAAATCAGTAAAAAAGCTCGGGAGAATATGGACCAGTCCCGGAAGACGGTTTTGTTTCTCGATGAAATTCACCGCTTTAACCGGGCTCAGCAGGATATCCTTCTGGGGCCGGTGGAAGAAGGGATTCTTATTCTCCTGGGGGCGACCACGGAAAATCCTTCTTTTTCCGTTATTACGCCTTTGCTTTCCCGCAGCCGGGTGGTGGTGCTTAAACCGTTGACTGAAGAAGATCTGTTGGTTCTTTTAAATCGTGGTCTGGCGTTGTTTCGGGAAAGTATCAATCGTCCGATCTCGGTTGAGAACGATGCCTTGTCGATGCTGGCTGCTTATGCCCAGGGGGATGCCCGCCGGGCTTTGAATTTGTTGGAGACGGTGGTGACCAATCTGCCGGCCGATGTTACTGACATCAGTCCGGAAGTCCTGCAGCCGTTTCTGGGTGAGCGCTGGCTGGCTTATGATAAAAGCGGTGAAGAGCATTTCAACCAGATATCCGCCTTTATCAAAAGTATGCGGGCTGGTGATCCTGATGCTGCTTTGTATTGGCTCGGGCGGATGCTGGAATCCGGGGAAGATCCTTTGTATTGTGCCCGGCGGATGATCCGTTTTGCCAGCGAAGATATCGGCAATGCTTCACCACAGGCTTTGCAGATGGCCATCAACGCCCGGCAGGCCTATGAAATTCTGGGCTCGCCGGAAGGGGAAATGTCCCTGATGCAGGCCGCGGTTTACCTGGCGGTGGCCCCAAAAAGTGATGCGGTTTACCTGGCGTCTAAGCGGGTTAAAGGTGAATTGAAACAGACCGGTAATTTGCCGGTTCCCCTGCAGGTGCGCAACGCACCGTCCAAATTGATGAAAAAACTTGATTATGGCAAAGGCTATGTCAATCCCCACCGGGCGGCTGAGGATGGTGGACCACTGCTGGAATGCCTGCCGGCGGGACTGCGGGAACGGCATTTTTACCGGCCGGGCCATAATGGCTTCGAAGATACCATCTGCCGTCGTCTGCAGGAACGTAAGGGGAAGAAAAAAGGTTGA